The Acidobacteriota bacterium region GCCTCGACCTCGGCATCGATCTCGCCCAGCCGGCGCTGCAGGACAGCAGATGCCCCGCTGCCGGGCCGGTCGAGCATCTTCCGGATGGCGGCCAGGCTGAGGCCCACCTTCCGGTACACACAGATCTGCTCCAGGCGCGCGGCGTCCTGGTCCGTGTACGCGCGGTAGTTGCCCTCCGTTCGCGGAGGGCGGCGCAGGAGCCCGATCGATTCGTAGTACAGCAGCGTGCTGCGACTCAGACCGAACCGCCGGGCCATCATCGTGACAGTCATCATCGCGTCTGACTCCAGAATGAACCTGTCAGTACTAGACAGGTCAAGTGTAGACTGGCGGGCAGGCGGAGGGAAGGCATCGAGAGCCTCCCTGTCGTCAGAGGCCGTCCGCCGGGCTTCGCACACCGAGCGCACCCCGCATCAAGACGTGCGTGTAGATCATCGTGGTGGCGACATCGCGATGTCCCAGCAGTTCCTGCACCGTGCGGATGTCGTAGCCGCTTTCCAGGAGATGTGTGGCGAACGAGTGCCGGAGCGAGTGACAGGTTGCGCGCTTTGTGAGACCTGCGGCGCGCACCGCCTCGATGACTGCGCGTTGAATGACGGATTCGTGCAGGTGAAAGCGCGTCGGTTCGCCCCATCGAGTATCCCTGCACACGCGCGAAGCGGGGAAGACGAACTGCCACGGCCATGACCTGTCCGCGTTCGGGAACTTCGCGGCCAGGGCGTCGGGCAACACGGCCCTGCCGAAGCCCAGGCGCAGGTCATCATTGTGTATGCGGCGCACCTCTTCCAAATGAATCGACAGGGGCTGTTGGGCGGAGGTGGGCAGGACCGTCTGGCGATCCTTGCGACCCTTGCCCTGCCTGACACTGATCTGGTTGCGGGCGACATCCACGTCTTTGATGCGCAGATCGAGACATTCCGAGAGTCGGAGACCGGCTCCGTAGAGCAGGAGGGCGACCAATCTCGGCGTGCCATGGAGATGGGCCAGGACGAGCCGCACTTCGTCGACCGAGAGGACCACCGGAAGACGGAGCGGGGTATGTGCACGGACCACGGTGGGCAGTGGATCGAGATCGCGGTTGATGATGACGCGATAGAGAAAGAGCAACGCGGAGAGGGCCTGGTTCTGGGTCGAGGCGCTGACGTGGTGGTCGGTTGCGAGCGACGACAGGAACAAGGCCACGTCGGGTGCCGCCATGGTACCTGGGTGGCGCTTGTTGTGGAAGAGGATGAACCGTCGGATCCAGCCGACGTACGCTTCTTCCGTCCGGTCGCTCAGGTGCCGGATGCGGCATGCCAAACGCACCTGGTCGAGGAGTTTGGGCGGACGAGGTTCGGCAGGTGGGCCGTCGTGCGGGGCAGTCGGTGGTCCTGACGCCGTCAGCGCGCCCGGGATCGAACCCGGCCTGGCTTCGCGGGATGGGTGGGCGTTCCGGGAGAGATTGGGTGGCTGCATGTCTTGGCCTGCTGGTGGCCTATTGCGAAGCGCGTGCCACCGCAGGACTGGGCCTGCGGGCCGCGTAATGTTCGACGTTCGGCATACCCGTGAACCTCTGGTGTTGCGGGAGGAGCGTGAGAGACAGACCGAAAGTCTGGGAGTTCACAGGTTCCCCAGCCTTCGGTGGTGCCGGCTGCCACGTACCCGTACGTGCTGTCCGGGGGAGTATGGGCATCGAAGGCCGCGTCGCCAGATCCTGCTGCTGGCAGATTCTGCGTACTCTTACGTTGGCGTCGGTATACAATTCGGCCACGTTTGGCCGTGCTCCCACCGCGCCACCTCGAACAGTCCGTAATCTGATTACGCTTGGGACGGCTGCAGCCTACACCAGCGAGCCGCCGCGTACCTGATTGGGGCAAGTGGCCTTCGCTGAGGGAGTTACCGCGCGCAGCCAACAACGGTGCGTAAGACAATACGCTGCGAACCGCTGCGGCATATAAGGAGAGAGCGCCGCCCGAACGCGGCGGGCTAATTACAAGTTCGGCGAACTTTCGAGGCGGGCTGTGGCTGAGAAGGCCACCGCCGATTGAAGGCGGGGAACGGAAATGATTCTGCCCATCCTTCTGCTCTTCTCCTTGATTGTCCTGGTCGTCCATTTTCTCGGGCTTCAGAGGTATGGTCGTGAAGCGTGGGCGCCCATTGCCGTCCCCGCGGCCATTGCCATGGTGACTGCCGGGACTGTGTCGTCCGCATGGCTCACCTACAGGGGCTTCGCGGAGTCGGCGCGAAACCCGCCCGTCGGTACTCTCGCGGCGGTGCAGGCTGTAAAGGACTTCTTGGCGCAGGCACAAGAGGCCGACCTCATTCTCGCCACCGTCGCAGCGATGATGGCGACAAGCACACTGCTCACGCGCCTGCGCACCGATGACGTCACGCCTCGGCTGGCAGGAGGTGTGTGGCGGTCAGTTGTCCTCTGGGTGGCGGCGATCTCGTTGATCATTGCCTCGCTGCTGATCGTGGTTGACGCGGTTCAGGTCCGTTACTTCGTGAACGCTCTAGAGTCCCGGTCCAGGGGAGATGCCATGGATGCCATGGCGGTCTCTCAAATGGCGGCCGCCATGCTGGTCGTCATGCTGCTCTGTGGTGTTGTCGTGACCGTGGGATCGGGCCTCGCCACCATCGTGGGGTTCTTCGCCACGAGGCGTGACAGGGCGTCCCGAGTGCAGAGTACGGCGGCCCGCGTGCTCCTCTGGATCCTGACCATTTACCTATGTGCTGCAAGCGTTGGTCATATCCTGAGTCTCTGGGATCTGCGGCGCGTCCCTGAAAGGCGCCTTGGGGGCGTGAGTGTCCAAGAGCCGCCGAACAACGCGCTGCACCCGACCAGCGCTGGTGGTATCGTGAGCGCCGGCGGGTGACCGCGGATCGTTGGCCGGACGGGACCCGAGACATGACGCGAAACACGCGAGACACCGTGGCGCGAGGATTAGCGACAGTGGTCGCGCCGATCGGGATGTACCACGGCTTCCAGGCCTTCGCCATTTTCGCGGACTTGTCGGCGGTCACCCATCGGTGGGTCTTGGCGTCAGGGGATCCAGACTTCCCCGCCGACTTCGAGCAATTTCGATTACTGGCGGCCATCCTGACCGTCCTGGTGGCGGGGCTAGGAGTGTCGACCGTGGTCGTTGCGATCAGCAGGCTCCTCGGACGCGGCTCCGCCACGCGATACT contains the following coding sequences:
- a CDS encoding MerR family transcriptional regulator; translation: MMTVTMMARRFGLSRSTLLYYESIGLLRRPPRTEGNYRAYTDQDAARLEQICVYRKVGLSLAAIRKMLDRPGSGASAVLQRRLGEIDAEVEALRGHQRDILRLLEGSRSFRRNQMVTKDKWVEIMKAAGFSEADMHRWHAEFERAAPAEHQEFLEFLHIPPVDITRIREWSRKMKTA
- a CDS encoding integron integrase; translation: MQPPNLSRNAHPSREARPGSIPGALTASGPPTAPHDGPPAEPRPPKLLDQVRLACRIRHLSDRTEEAYVGWIRRFILFHNKRHPGTMAAPDVALFLSSLATDHHVSASTQNQALSALLFLYRVIINRDLDPLPTVVRAHTPLRLPVVLSVDEVRLVLAHLHGTPRLVALLLYGAGLRLSECLDLRIKDVDVARNQISVRQGKGRKDRQTVLPTSAQQPLSIHLEEVRRIHNDDLRLGFGRAVLPDALAAKFPNADRSWPWQFVFPASRVCRDTRWGEPTRFHLHESVIQRAVIEAVRAAGLTKRATCHSLRHSFATHLLESGYDIRTVQELLGHRDVATTMIYTHVLMRGALGVRSPADGL